From Streptomyces chrestomyceticus JCM 4735, one genomic window encodes:
- a CDS encoding EboA domain-containing protein: MLTPEAWMAQLQTALRDRLGGAARAWLDEALDEAAAEARATARAAAEAEAAARAAAEADAATGVDARAEAAGPRGPASSSVPALSYTAYAPPVWEMRFASAGRHCTRREPPHARDREAAEAARILLLHTARADARTVTRLYEHGTAAERRAVLMALPHLDLGPSARPLVEDALRTDDTRLVAAAVGPYAARHLDAHTWRHAVLKCLFTGVPVTVVAGLAERARGDTELAHMLTAYARERTAAYRPVPADLQRVLDLTAPSASTAPLASPFPSDSSPAPTSTPTSAPAPPFQPPLGL, encoded by the coding sequence ATGCTGACGCCGGAGGCATGGATGGCCCAGCTCCAGACGGCCCTGCGCGACCGGCTCGGCGGCGCCGCCCGAGCCTGGCTAGACGAGGCACTGGACGAAGCCGCCGCCGAGGCCCGAGCCACCGCACGAGCCGCAGCAGAAGCCGAAGCCGCAGCACGGGCCGCAGCGGAAGCCGATGCCGCAACAGGAGTCGATGCGCGAGCCGAAGCCGCAGGCCCCCGGGGCCCGGCGAGCAGCAGCGTCCCCGCCCTCTCCTACACCGCGTACGCCCCGCCCGTGTGGGAGATGCGCTTCGCCTCGGCGGGGCGGCACTGCACCCGTCGTGAGCCGCCGCACGCGCGGGACCGGGAAGCGGCCGAGGCCGCCCGCATCCTGCTCCTGCACACGGCCCGCGCCGACGCCCGGACCGTCACCCGGCTCTACGAGCACGGCACCGCCGCCGAACGCCGCGCCGTGCTCATGGCGCTGCCCCACCTGGACCTCGGCCCGAGCGCCCGGCCGCTCGTCGAGGACGCGCTGCGCACCGACGACACCCGGCTGGTCGCCGCCGCCGTGGGCCCGTACGCAGCCCGTCACCTCGACGCGCACACCTGGCGGCACGCCGTACTGAAGTGCCTGTTCACCGGCGTCCCGGTGACCGTCGTGGCCGGCCTGGCCGAACGTGCCCGCGGCGATACGGAGCTGGCCCACATGCTCACCGCGTACGCCCGGGAGCGCACCGCCGCGTACCGCCCCGTACCCGCCGACCTTCAGCGCGTCCTGGACCTCACCGCACCATCCGCATCCACCGCCCCACTCGCATCCCCCTTCCCGTCCGATTCCTCACCCGCGCCTACGTCCACACCCACGTCCGCACCCGCACCTCCCTTCCAGCCTCCGCTCGGCCTCTGA